Part of the Candidatus Brocadia sinica JPN1 genome, CAAATCGTTTCCAGCATTGATGATACACAGACCAGAATTGCAGTAGAAGCAGAACGAGCTCTCTTAGCAAGACTTCAAGGTGGTTGTCAGGTGCCCATTGGAGCATATGCACAGACACAAAGTAACGAAGTGTTTCTGGAAGCGATCATTTGCACCGTTGACGGCGACCATGCCATACGGGATAGCCACAGTGGCCCCACCAGTCAAGCAGCAAAAATAGGAGATGAACTTGCCCTGAGGATGCTGGAAAACGGTGGCAAGAGAATTCTCCATGAGATTCGCCAGGAATTTCAAGGACGCATTGACCATATTTAAAATTATTGTATTAATCTTTTCAACCAAAGTAAACGAATCATCACCCGATAAGCTTATTCTTGCGATGCTATAAAACAAAAAGCCCATGATGAATAACATCATGGGCTTTCTTGTTTTCAATCCAGCTTAACTTTTATACAAGCTGAAATCCACTATTTTGTCAGAGAAACTTTCTCTATACGTCCTTCCCTGCGCAACCTGGCTGCTTCTGATTGAATCTTGGTAAACTCCATCATCATAGGAGCCTGACCCCACCACCAGGAAACATCCTGTTGGACGTGGGCAGTTCCTTTGTAACCTTGGAGTTTATACCAGAACCATAATCTGTTGTACATATTCTCAATATTTGATGGATTATCCTGCTGTTGCAAGAACATGCCATAAACACCCAGGATGGGTCCCACTACGGGGAACTTACCCTTCAAGGTCTTGAAGGCGTTATAAATCGGCTCACCAAGGAATGCCGGACTAAGCTGCTTCTCAATCCCATCACTTAACGGGTAAGGATCCCTGTCTGCAGCACTGGGATGGAGGTATCCATCTGCAATCAAGTCCTCAACAACCTTCTGTGCCTGATCTGCCAGCTTGTGCGCCTGGAACATAAATTCATCCAGTGATTTCAAATAGGTGTCGGCAAACCGATCACTGTGGCACTTCGCACAAACCTCTAGCCAATATGACCTCTTGGCAATATTTTCTTCCGAGTAGATATCAATCTTATCGGCAATAATCTTGATTCCATAAGGATAATCCTTCAACGAAGAAGTATATTCCAGGTTCTTTGGTGGTACCGTACCCATACGCCAAATACCCTTCATTACCGGATTGTGAATAAACCGGCCATGCTTTTCGTACATGTGGCAGAATTGGCATGTTGGGGTGCGATAGTCCTTGCCTGGCCTTACCTCAGACAATGGTCTTGTGAAATCAAAATGTTCTTCCTCCTTGTGGTAAATCACACCATGCTTCGATTCGCCATACGATTCAGCATCCGGATGGTCAGGTCCCATATGACAGGTAATACAGGCCTCTGGCTGTCTTCCTTCTGCGGCGCTGAACTTATGTCTGGTATGACACACATCGCATTTTTCCGCGCCTGAATGGCATAAATCACACCCATGCTGTCCGTATAAGTAGCCCCTTCGTGCAGCCTCGGCATACCAAGGCACTATGGTATTTGCCTCCCACGACTGGATGTGATTGGGACGGCCCACCTCTCTCTCGCGTAAGAAATCATCAAAC contains:
- a CDS encoding multiheme c-type cytochrome translates to MKKLGIGLCLSAMLFTSAVWAAEQPPKKETPPDLYEGTPDWYRAVYKDNVGLSEGSGPFKDYFKPQMLDMYWQPNRHYEPMKNLDHSIFIEKERRDLCVTCHEEATPGVVRDWRSSGHKNPKSSAYLSSKTAEIEKRTGRILDEVHCFDCHADTKKKQIRMPTGEVCGECHRPQFDDFLREREVGRPNHIQSWEANTIVPWYAEAARRGYLYGQHGCDLCHSGAEKCDVCHTRHKFSAAEGRQPEACITCHMGPDHPDAESYGESKHGVIYHKEEEHFDFTRPLSEVRPGKDYRTPTCQFCHMYEKHGRFIHNPVMKGIWRMGTVPPKNLEYTSSLKDYPYGIKIIADKIDIYSEENIAKRSYWLEVCAKCHSDRFADTYLKSLDEFMFQAHKLADQAQKVVEDLIADGYLHPSAADRDPYPLSDGIEKQLSPAFLGEPIYNAFKTLKGKFPVVGPILGVYGMFLQQQDNPSNIENMYNRLWFWYKLQGYKGTAHVQQDVSWWWGQAPMMMEFTKIQSEAARLRREGRIEKVSLTK